From Bacteroidota bacterium, a single genomic window includes:
- a CDS encoding mechanosensitive ion channel family protein, whose product MLLNILEKQIWGNSVESYLWMWGILLTGFIFKKYCAGFLSRQLYRTFKKKVGNKQYPTEFVNLLRSPFELLLLVIIIMLAFDRIDLPVDWTLKFGKSTYIIEQVIVSIGKFILIIAITWIVLRSADFTAFVLLEAAKLHHDYNGEQVVKFFKDIIKVFIGIFSILVILGSVLGMDITSLITGLGISGLAIALAAQDTIANLIGSIVIFLDKPFTVGDLIESDKIKGVVEEVGFRSTKIRTMEKTLLTVPNKKLVDTALNNISRAGIRRVKTILNIEANTKHDVVKQLIDEIKNKIDQNGETSENHQVTFSDIIDNNIQITIVYFVLTADLDTAAHVKEELNYKFLHIIEKLGVVLSGNIITTKE is encoded by the coding sequence ATGCTTTTAAATATTTTAGAGAAACAAATCTGGGGTAATTCTGTGGAGTCCTACTTGTGGATGTGGGGTATTTTGCTTACTGGTTTCATATTTAAAAAATATTGTGCGGGTTTTTTGAGTAGGCAGCTTTACCGAACATTTAAAAAGAAAGTTGGAAACAAGCAATACCCTACGGAGTTTGTTAACTTATTGCGTTCGCCCTTCGAATTATTACTGCTCGTTATCATTATCATGCTCGCATTCGACCGCATCGATTTACCTGTGGACTGGACTCTCAAGTTTGGTAAAAGCACTTATATCATTGAGCAGGTTATTGTATCGATAGGGAAATTTATTTTGATTATTGCAATTACGTGGATTGTGCTGCGGAGTGCTGATTTTACCGCGTTTGTATTGCTCGAAGCCGCAAAATTGCACCACGACTATAATGGGGAGCAAGTGGTGAAGTTTTTCAAGGATATTATTAAAGTTTTTATCGGAATATTCTCGATACTGGTTATTCTGGGCAGTGTGCTGGGCATGGACATTACTTCCCTCATTACAGGTCTTGGTATAAGCGGTTTGGCTATTGCACTTGCGGCACAAGACACTATAGCAAACTTGATTGGCTCGATCGTAATATTTCTCGACAAACCCTTTACCGTGGGCGATTTGATTGAGTCAGACAAAATAAAAGGAGTAGTGGAAGAAGTTGGTTTCCGTTCCACCAAAATTAGGACTATGGAGAAAACATTGCTCACCGTCCCCAATAAAAAATTAGTTGATACCGCTCTCAACAATATTAGCCGAGCAGGCATCAGAAGGGTGAAAACAATTTTGAACATTGAGGCAAATACTAAACACGATGTTGTAAAACAGCTCATCGATGAAATTAAAAATAAGATTGATCAAAACGGTGAAACCAGCGAAAACCACCAAGTAACTTTCTCCGATATCATAGATAATAACATACAAATAACCATCGTGTATTTCGTGCTCACCGCCGACCTCGATACCGCCGCCCATGTAAAGGAGGAGCTCAATTATAAGTTTTTGCATATCATTGAAAAGCTCGGTGTAGTATTGTCAGGAAATATTATAACGACAAAGGAGTGA
- the typA gene encoding translational GTPase TypA, giving the protein MLQLRNIAIIAHVDHGKTTLVDKILHQSKLFRDNQETGDLILDNNDLERERGITILAKNVSVRYKDVKINIIDTPGHADFGGEVERVLNMADGVVLLVDAFEGPMPQTRFVLKKALELGKKAILVINKVDKPNCRPDEVHDAVFDLFFNLDATESQLEFKTVFGSSKQGWMGPDWQNPTEDITYLLDTIIEYFPAPLVLEGTLQMQVTSLDYSTYTGRMAIGRLLRGDLKLNQNVSLMKRDGVIQKSRVKELYLFEGLGKLKVEEVQPGDICAIFGIEGFEIGDTIADFENPEALPPIKIEEPTMNMLFTINNSPFFGKEGKFVTSRHLRDRLDKELEKNLAMRLEDTGSPDSILVFGRGILHLSVLIETMRREGYELQVGQPQVIIKEIDGVKCEPIEILTVDVPLETSGKVIELVSQRRGEMKIMEPKGDLIHLEFSIPSRGLIGLRNIVLTVTAGEAIMAHRLEGFEPWKGNIPGRINGVLIAKEKGTVTAYALDRLQDRGEFFVGPGDEVYMGMIIGEHIRPNDLVINLTEAKKQSNVRASGSDDAVRIVPKTVFSLEESMEYIQGDEYVEVTPGSMRIRKILLDENERKRASNQKLAVTV; this is encoded by the coding sequence ATGTTACAACTCAGAAATATAGCAATAATTGCTCACGTTGACCACGGTAAAACTACTTTGGTTGACAAAATTTTGCATCAGTCTAAATTGTTTCGCGACAATCAGGAAACAGGTGATCTTATACTTGATAACAACGATTTGGAGCGTGAACGAGGAATTACCATCTTGGCAAAAAATGTATCGGTACGTTATAAGGACGTAAAGATAAATATTATTGACACCCCTGGTCACGCCGACTTTGGCGGCGAAGTGGAACGTGTGCTAAACATGGCCGATGGCGTGGTATTATTGGTAGATGCATTTGAAGGCCCCATGCCTCAAACCCGCTTCGTGCTAAAGAAAGCTTTGGAGCTCGGCAAAAAAGCCATCCTCGTTATCAATAAAGTGGACAAGCCCAATTGCCGCCCCGATGAGGTTCACGATGCCGTCTTCGATTTGTTTTTTAACCTTGATGCCACCGAATCACAATTAGAATTTAAAACAGTTTTTGGTTCTTCAAAGCAAGGATGGATGGGTCCCGATTGGCAAAATCCTACCGAAGACATTACTTATTTGTTAGATACTATAATAGAGTATTTCCCCGCACCTCTGGTATTAGAAGGCACTTTGCAAATGCAAGTAACTTCGTTGGATTATTCTACCTATACAGGCCGCATGGCCATTGGACGTTTATTGAGAGGCGACTTGAAACTCAATCAGAATGTGAGCTTGATGAAACGTGACGGAGTGATACAAAAATCGCGGGTGAAAGAATTATATCTCTTTGAAGGTTTGGGAAAATTGAAGGTGGAAGAAGTACAACCCGGTGATATATGTGCAATTTTTGGAATCGAAGGTTTTGAAATTGGTGATACCATTGCCGATTTTGAAAATCCCGAAGCATTGCCACCCATTAAGATTGAAGAACCAACAATGAATATGCTCTTCACTATTAACAACTCTCCTTTTTTCGGCAAAGAAGGTAAATTTGTAACATCACGCCACTTACGTGACAGGTTGGATAAAGAACTTGAAAAAAATCTAGCAATGAGATTGGAAGACACTGGTTCGCCAGACAGCATTCTGGTATTTGGCCGTGGTATTCTCCATTTATCCGTTCTTATAGAAACTATGCGTCGCGAAGGCTACGAATTGCAGGTAGGGCAACCACAGGTTATTATTAAAGAAATTGACGGTGTGAAATGCGAACCTATCGAAATACTAACTGTAGATGTTCCATTAGAAACCTCGGGCAAAGTAATTGAATTGGTGAGCCAACGTAGAGGCGAAATGAAAATAATGGAACCCAAAGGTGACCTTATTCATTTGGAATTTTCTATTCCTTCTCGTGGACTTATAGGTTTGCGAAATATAGTATTAACCGTTACAGCGGGCGAAGCAATTATGGCACACAGACTAGAAGGTTTCGAGCCTTGGAAGGGTAATATTCCTGGCCGAATAAACGGTGTATTAATTGCCAAAGAAAAAGGAACTGTTACCGCCTATGCCCTGGATAGGCTTCAAGACCGTGGCGAATTTTTTGTGGGGCCCGGCGATGAAGTATACATGGGAATGATTATCGGCGAACATATCAGACCAAACGACTTGGTCATAAATTTAACGGAAGCCAAAAAACAAAGTAATGTGCGTGCATCTGGCAGCGATGATGCTGTTCGCATTGTGCCGAAAACGGTATTCTCTTTGGAAGAATCGATGGAATATATACAAGGCGACGAGTATGTGGAAGTAACTCCAGGTTCGATGAGAATACGTAAAATTTTATTGGACGAAAACGAGCGAAAGCGTGCAAGCAATCAAAAACTTGCTGTTACAGTTTAA
- a CDS encoding acyltransferase family protein, which produces MPQTTIPKQRIIWPDNLRALATVAVVVLHVSSSILYEWGKVSSSDWWTGNIYDSLVRWCVPVFLMVTGALLIPKQDTFAEIIANRIGKLIVPFAFWSLIYLINSLYIQIIQDNEMSISQCFVYIAKSLYHGTSYHLWYIYVLLGIYLLLPTISKNLNLLSDKNLLYIILLWMLILCLNYIPSLHFKPLAFVGYVGYAVFGFYLFKVSINNIMAFLMLAAGLAITAYGTFYLSNQQKGFNEMLYNYNTPHIAIMAAGVFILAKNETKNYNNKWFVKIRNVIAQKSLGVYLIHVLILEILNKFGIDWFYLEPLLSIPFTAMVCLIISTTIVYYGSKSQVGKYIFG; this is translated from the coding sequence ATGCCTCAAACTACCATTCCAAAACAACGCATCATTTGGCCTGACAACCTCAGAGCCTTGGCTACAGTAGCTGTAGTGGTGCTTCATGTTTCCAGTTCTATATTATATGAATGGGGCAAAGTATCTTCTTCCGATTGGTGGACAGGAAATATATATGATTCTTTAGTTCGCTGGTGTGTCCCAGTTTTTTTGATGGTGACGGGTGCGTTGCTCATTCCAAAACAAGATACTTTTGCTGAAATTATAGCAAACAGAATTGGGAAACTCATCGTGCCTTTTGCCTTTTGGAGTTTGATATATTTGATTAATTCGCTCTACATACAAATAATTCAAGATAATGAGATGAGCATTTCTCAATGTTTTGTATATATCGCCAAAAGCCTTTACCATGGCACGTCTTATCACTTATGGTATATCTATGTTCTGCTGGGAATATATTTACTTTTGCCTACTATATCCAAAAATTTAAACCTTTTATCTGATAAGAATTTATTATATATTATACTTCTTTGGATGCTGATATTATGTCTGAATTATATACCAAGTTTGCATTTTAAACCCTTGGCATTTGTGGGATATGTAGGCTATGCTGTTTTTGGTTTTTATTTATTTAAAGTGTCCATCAATAATATAATGGCTTTTCTAATGTTGGCGGCAGGTTTAGCCATCACTGCTTATGGCACGTTTTACTTATCAAATCAGCAAAAAGGTTTCAATGAAATGTTATACAATTATAATACGCCGCATATTGCAATTATGGCAGCAGGAGTTTTCATATTGGCAAAAAATGAGACGAAAAATTATAATAATAAATGGTTTGTGAAAATCAGAAATGTTATAGCACAAAAAAGTTTGGGGGTCTATTTAATACATGTACTTATTTTAGAAATCTTAAACAAGTTCGGAATAGATTGGTTTTACCTGGAACCTTTACTGAGCATACCATTTACAGCTATGGTTTGTTTAATTATATCAACTACAATAGTATATTATGGAAGTAAATCTCAAGTTGGAAAATATATATTTGGATGA
- a CDS encoding thymidine kinase produces MFIEPKYGNHGKGWIEVVCGSMFSGKTEELIRRLKRAKIANQKTEIFKPAIDTRYDEQQVVSHDANAIMSTPVPASGNILLLVREASVVGIDEAQFFDMGLVEVCEQLAHSGLRVIVAGLDMDYLGKPFGPMPNLMAIADYVTKVHAICVQCGDIAMHSYRKKNEGGLVVLGEKDLYEPRCRRCFLEGMDSQK; encoded by the coding sequence ATGTTTATAGAACCCAAATATGGAAACCACGGAAAAGGATGGATAGAAGTTGTTTGCGGAAGTATGTTCTCGGGCAAAACCGAAGAACTTATTCGCAGATTGAAACGGGCAAAAATCGCCAATCAGAAAACCGAGATATTTAAACCAGCCATCGATACTCGTTACGATGAACAGCAAGTAGTGTCGCACGATGCAAATGCAATTATGTCTACGCCCGTGCCCGCTTCGGGTAATATATTATTATTGGTTCGTGAAGCAAGTGTTGTTGGAATTGATGAGGCCCAATTTTTCGATATGGGTTTGGTAGAAGTTTGTGAGCAGCTTGCCCACAGCGGTCTCCGTGTAATAGTTGCAGGGCTCGACATGGACTATTTGGGAAAACCCTTTGGCCCAATGCCCAACCTTATGGCAATTGCCGATTATGTAACCAAGGTACACGCCATCTGTGTGCAATGTGGAGATATTGCTATGCATTCGTATCGAAAAAAAAACGAAGGTGGCCTTGTTGTTTTGGGTGAAAAAGATTTATATGAACCGCGTTGCCGCAGGTGTTTTTTGGAGGGAATGGATTCGCAGAAATAG
- a CDS encoding DUF6265 family protein, protein MQSNNIILLLLITFCFSCKNNTEETYKPKETNFKLSTFSWLRGTWVGNSAKDSTSFTESWATDSNGNWAGRGLMLFGKDTVNETIGIYKEEDRVYYTAKVEGQNYGGTTRFLLSDTANGQYVFSDDEHDFPQVIIYKQTSPNNFEATLKGIKHGRFQTNIYKFERKN, encoded by the coding sequence ATGCAAAGTAACAACATAATACTTTTATTGCTTATCACTTTTTGTTTTTCTTGCAAAAACAATACAGAAGAAACGTATAAACCAAAAGAAACCAATTTTAAACTCTCAACTTTTAGCTGGCTGCGTGGTACTTGGGTGGGTAACTCAGCTAAAGACTCTACCTCGTTTACCGAGTCGTGGGCTACCGACAGTAATGGGAATTGGGCTGGTAGAGGCTTAATGCTTTTTGGAAAAGATACTGTGAACGAGACCATCGGCATATACAAAGAAGAAGATCGCGTTTATTATACTGCCAAAGTGGAGGGACAAAACTATGGAGGAACTACTCGTTTTCTATTAAGTGATACAGCTAATGGGCAGTATGTGTTTAGTGACGACGAGCATGATTTTCCGCAGGTTATTATATACAAACAGACTTCGCCAAATAATTTTGAAGCTACGCTAAAAGGAATAAAGCATGGAAGATTTCAAACAAATATATATAAGTTTGAACGGAAGAATTGA